The following are encoded together in the Drosophila biarmipes strain raj3 chromosome 3L, RU_DBia_V1.1, whole genome shotgun sequence genome:
- the LOC108028281 gene encoding heat shock protein 67B3 — MPDIPFVLNLDSPDSMYYGHDMFPNRLYRRMHSRQHHDLDLHTLGMIARMGAHAHHLVANKRSGELAALGRSGVPNKQGDFEVHLDVGLFQPGELTVKLINDCIVVEGKHEEREDDHGHVSRHFVRRYPLPKEFDADAIASTLSEDGVLNITVPPLAAKEEPKERVIPIKHVGPSDLFHNGNGHKEGAALASAPAPETK, encoded by the coding sequence atgcCAGATATTCCCTTTGTCTTGAACCTGGACTCCCCGGACTCCATGTACTACGGCCACGACATGTTTCCGAACCGCCTGTACAGGCGGATGCACTCCCGGCAGCATCATGACCTGGATCTGCACACCCTGGGCATGATTGCCCGCATGGGTGCTCATGCCCATCACCTGGTGGCCAACAAGCGGAGCGGGGAGCTGGCCGCCCTGGGCAGGAGTGGAGTGCCCAACAAGCAGGGCGACTTTGAGGTCCACCTGGATGTGGGGCTCTTTCAGCCCGGCGAACTGACCGTCAAGCTGATCAACGATTGCATCGTGGTCGAGGGCAAGCACGAGGAGCGGGAGGATGACCATGGACATGTCTCGCGGCACTTCGTCCGTCGCTATCCGCTGCCCAAGGAGTTCGACGCGGATGCCATCGCCTCCACCTTGTCGGAGGACGGAGTTCTCAACATCACAGTTCCTCCACTGGCTGCCAAGGAGGAGCCCAAGGAGCGGGTCATCCCCATCAAGCATGTGGGTCCCTCGGATCTCTTCCACAACGGAAACGGGCATAAGGAGGGCGCTGCTCTAGCTTCCGCTCCCGCTCCGGAGACCAAGTAA
- the LOC108029705 gene encoding adrenodoxin-like protein 1, mitochondrial, with protein MFCLLLRRSAVRNTCKLISKQTAKPAICTPSNALHTSTPRRHGEFEWQDPKSPEEVVNIIYVDKDGKRTKVQGKVGDNVLYLAHRHGIEMEGACEASLACTTCHVYVQHDFLEKLKEAEEKEDDLLDMAPFLRENSRLGCQILLDKSMEGMELELPKATRNFYVDGHKPKPH; from the exons atgttttgTTTACTTCTGCGGCGGTCTGCAGTTCGTAATACCTGCAAATTAATTAGTAAACAGACAGCCAAGCCCGCGATCTGCACACCCAGCAATGCCCTGCACACCTCAACAC CGCGGCGGCATGGCGAGTTCGAGTGGCAGGATCCCAAGTCGCCGGAGGAAGT GGTAAACATCATCTATGTGGACAAGGATGGGAAGCGCACCAAGGTGCAGGGCAAAGTGGGCGACAATGTGCTGTACCTGGCCCATCGCCATGGCATCGAAATGGAGGGCGCCTGCGAGGCCTCCTTGGCCTGCACCACCTGCCACGTGTACGTGCAGCACGATTTCCTGGAGAAGCTGAAGGAGGCCGAGGAGAAGGAGGACGATCTGCTGGACATGGCGCCGTTCCTGCGCGAGAACTCCCGCCTCGGCTGCCAGATACTGCTGGACAAGAGCATGGAGGGCATGGAACTGGAGCTGCCCAAGGCCACCAGGAACTTCTACGTCGACGGGCACAAGCCCAAGCCGCACTAG